The Pseudanabaena galeata CCNP1313 genome includes a region encoding these proteins:
- a CDS encoding addiction module protein, with amino-acid sequence MTVEFAPIFELGLSEKLQLLEDLWDNIATQPANIPVLDWQKEELAKRKLSHSQNPNLASSWDSVKARIRSHQRNG; translated from the coding sequence ATGACAGTAGAATTTGCACCAATTTTTGAGCTAGGACTTTCAGAAAAGCTACAGCTTCTTGAGGACTTATGGGATAACATTGCAACTCAACCAGCAAATATTCCTGTACTAGACTGGCAAAAAGAAGAACTAGCTAAAAGAAAACTATCTCACTCCCAAAATCCTAATTTAGCAAGTTCTTGGGATTCAGTAAAAGCAAGAATCCGTAGTCATCAAAGAAATGGCTAA
- a CDS encoding toxin-antitoxin system, toxin component, HicA family protein: protein MAQVEKIVAQLKRNSQNVNFTDLVKVCNHYFGEPRQQGTSHCVYKTPWQGDPRDNIQEKNGKAKVYQVKQVLAAIEKIEEMKDD from the coding sequence ATGGCACAAGTAGAAAAAATAGTTGCTCAGCTAAAAAGGAATTCTCAAAATGTTAACTTCACTGATTTAGTAAAAGTTTGCAATCATTACTTTGGAGAGCCTCGACAGCAAGGGACGAGTCATTGTGTCTACAAAACCCCTTGGCAAGGCGACCCTCGCGATAACATTCAAGAAAAGAATGGCAAAGCAAAAGTTTATCAAGTTAAACAAGTATTAGCAGCGATCGAAAAAATTGAGGAAATGAAAGATGATTAA
- a CDS encoding type II toxin-antitoxin system RelE/ParE family toxin yields the protein MAIILKRPLAELDLLDIWDYIADDSPDRADDFLDRIESKLLTLAQNSGLGRKRPELLPDLRSFPIGNYVVFYQQIEGGIDVIRLLHGSRDIEQVFKQN from the coding sequence ATGGCAATCATTCTGAAGCGTCCGCTTGCTGAGTTGGATTTGCTGGATATTTGGGATTATATTGCCGATGATAGTCCAGATAGAGCGGATGATTTTTTAGATCGAATAGAAAGTAAGTTGTTGACTTTGGCTCAGAATTCAGGTTTGGGACGGAAAAGACCAGAGTTATTGCCAGATTTACGGAGCTTTCCTATCGGTAATTATGTTGTGTTTTATCAGCAGATTGAGGGTGGTATTGATGTAATTCGGTTGCTTCATGGTTCAAGGGATATTGAGCAAGTATTTAAACAGAACTAA
- a CDS encoding Txe/YoeB family addiction module toxin, with the protein MPVPKKLRDAVFVSQFRQDLVYWVNTDRKIAIRAMELVESILDDPFKGIGKPEPLKYIGENTWSRRLTQEHRMVYRVKDDRIEFLQARYHY; encoded by the coding sequence TTGCCAGTACCAAAGAAACTGCGTGATGCTGTCTTTGTGTCACAATTCAGGCAAGACCTAGTGTATTGGGTGAATACGGATCGTAAAATTGCTATTCGAGCGATGGAACTAGTTGAATCTATTCTTGATGATCCATTTAAGGGAATTGGCAAGCCTGAACCTCTCAAATATATTGGTGAAAACACATGGTCAAGAAGATTAACTCAAGAACATCGAATGGTCTATCGCGTTAAAGATGATCGCATTGAGTTTCTTCAAGCTCGTTATCACTATTAG
- a CDS encoding Txe/YoeB family addiction module toxin — MEWKIEFSRNVIKDAKKLKSANLDSNLKSLLEILKQNPYEPPYEKLSGNLKGYFSRRINIKHRLVYAINEETKTIRVVSVWSHYE; from the coding sequence ATGGAATGGAAGATTGAATTTAGTCGAAATGTGATTAAGGATGCTAAAAAGTTGAAGTCTGCCAATTTGGACTCAAACCTCAAATCTCTACTAGAAATCCTCAAGCAGAATCCCTATGAACCTCCCTATGAGAAACTTTCAGGCAACTTGAAAGGATATTTCTCAAGACGCATCAATATCAAACATCGATTGGTTTATGCCATCAATGAAGAAACTAAAACCATTAGAGTTGTTTCTGTGTGGTCACATTATGAATAG
- a CDS encoding GMC oxidoreductase: MIIDDHYYDVIIVGTGAGGGTLAYKLASTGKKILILDRGDFMPLEEQNRSNIDIFQRDRYHAPEQWYDHTGEPFSPQTNYAIGGNTKIYGAALLRRREKDFEAVTHQAGISPEWCVKYDEFEPYYTEAENLYKVHGDAQTDSTEPTHSAEYPYAAVSHEPEMQKIYEAIANQGLHPSTIPLGLTRQEDDPTSDSEESCLVPALKSANVTLKTQAKVIALHTNPSGRSVKGVEAEVGGQSYLFLGDIVVLACGAINSAALLLRSANDSHPKGLANSSDQVGRNLMKSLLSSVVQLSTKPNNGSFQKSIYVNDFYWGDADFPYPMGHIQNSGGLLTDIIFAESPPVFSIVARLMPNFGLKQLATHSIGWWAQTEDLPDSNNRVRWENNKIHIDYNPNNMEAHDRLIYRWTDVLKNIEKSLDGFRTGFMHPRSESPLQVVANQCGTCRFGDDPLTSVLDRDCRAHDLDNLYVVDGSFFPSNAAVSPALTIIANALRVGDRLAERLK, translated from the coding sequence ATGATTATTGATGACCATTATTATGATGTGATTATTGTGGGAACTGGAGCAGGGGGCGGAACCCTTGCCTATAAACTAGCTTCCACAGGAAAGAAAATTCTGATTCTCGATCGCGGTGATTTTATGCCTCTCGAAGAACAGAATCGAAGCAATATCGATATCTTTCAGCGCGATCGCTATCATGCGCCTGAACAATGGTATGACCACACAGGCGAGCCATTTTCACCACAGACTAACTATGCGATCGGTGGGAATACCAAAATCTATGGGGCGGCTCTATTGCGGCGGCGCGAGAAGGACTTTGAAGCAGTCACTCATCAAGCGGGAATTTCGCCAGAATGGTGCGTAAAGTATGACGAATTTGAGCCTTATTACACCGAAGCAGAAAATCTATATAAGGTACATGGTGATGCACAAACTGATAGTACCGAACCAACTCACAGCGCTGAATACCCCTATGCTGCGGTTAGTCATGAGCCTGAGATGCAGAAGATCTATGAGGCGATCGCTAATCAAGGTTTGCATCCATCGACAATTCCCCTCGGCTTGACCCGTCAAGAGGATGACCCCACTAGCGATTCTGAAGAAAGCTGCCTTGTCCCTGCCTTGAAATCGGCAAATGTCACCTTGAAAACCCAAGCCAAAGTAATCGCTTTACATACCAATCCATCGGGGCGATCGGTGAAGGGAGTAGAAGCGGAAGTGGGCGGACAGTCCTATCTCTTTTTAGGCGATATCGTCGTGCTTGCCTGTGGTGCAATCAATTCGGCGGCATTGCTGTTGCGATCGGCAAATGATTCCCATCCCAAAGGACTTGCCAATAGCTCCGATCAAGTGGGACGGAATTTGATGAAAAGCCTGCTGTCATCAGTCGTCCAACTCAGCACTAAGCCCAATAACGGCTCCTTCCAAAAGTCTATTTATGTCAATGATTTCTATTGGGGTGATGCGGATTTCCCCTATCCAATGGGACATATCCAGAACTCTGGTGGACTACTCACCGACATCATTTTTGCCGAATCTCCCCCTGTATTTTCCATTGTGGCGAGGCTTATGCCCAACTTCGGACTGAAGCAGTTAGCCACCCATTCCATCGGCTGGTGGGCGCAAACGGAAGATTTACCAGACTCGAATAATCGCGTGCGTTGGGAAAATAACAAAATCCATATCGATTACAATCCCAACAATATGGAAGCCCACGATCGCCTAATTTATCGCTGGACTGATGTTTTAAAAAATATCGAAAAGTCTCTAGATGGCTTTCGCACTGGTTTTATGCATCCCCGTTCTGAGTCACCGTTGCAAGTGGTCGCCAATCAATGCGGAACCTGTCGTTTTGGCGATGATCCTTTAACTTCCGTTTTAGATCGCGATTGCCGCGCCCACGATCTTGATAATCTCTACGTTGTCGATGGCAGTTTCTTTCCTTCTAATGCGGCAGTGAGTCCTGCTTTGACGATTATTGCTAATGCTCTAAGAGTAGGCGATCGGTTAGCTGAGAGGTTGAAATAG
- a CDS encoding helix-turn-helix domain-containing protein — MDQAKRERLEAKGWKVGSVSDFLALTAEESVLVEIKLALSQNLKERRQKIMTQSELASKMSSSQPRIAKAENGDASVSIELLIRAMLATGATPQDIGQVIAGVG, encoded by the coding sequence ATGGATCAAGCTAAAAGAGAGCGTTTAGAAGCTAAGGGTTGGAAGGTTGGATCGGTTTCAGATTTTTTGGCTTTAACTGCTGAAGAGTCTGTTTTAGTTGAGATTAAACTGGCGCTTAGTCAAAATCTAAAGGAGCGTCGGCAAAAGATAATGACTCAAAGTGAGCTTGCTTCTAAAATGAGTTCTAGTCAGCCTCGGATTGCTAAGGCGGAGAATGGTGATGCTTCTGTTTCTATTGAGTTATTGATTAGGGCGATGTTGGCAACTGGTGCTACGCCTCAAGATATAGGTCAGGTTATTGCTGGAGTAGGGTAA
- a CDS encoding cytochrome c oxidase subunit 3: MQPVDTSVSDNPILEITHESAHSEHPDNRLFGFVVFLLSESVIFLSFFAAYIVYKTTSLNWLPDGVTGLEIREPAINTVILVSSSFTIYIAEKFLHKKQLWGFRAFWLLTIAMGSYFLYGQAVEWSGLAFGFGDGVFGGSFYLLTGFHGLHVLTGVLLQLIMLVRSFFPDNYAKGEFGVESTSLFWHFVDVIWIALFILIYVWQ; encoded by the coding sequence ATGCAACCAGTTGATACTTCTGTTAGTGACAATCCTATTTTGGAAATCACCCACGAATCCGCCCATAGTGAGCATCCCGATAATCGGCTATTCGGCTTTGTGGTATTCCTACTTTCCGAAAGCGTTATCTTCCTGAGCTTTTTCGCTGCCTATATTGTCTATAAAACTACTTCCCTCAATTGGCTGCCTGATGGAGTCACAGGCTTAGAAATTCGGGAACCTGCGATTAACACCGTGATTCTGGTTTCCAGTAGTTTCACCATCTACATCGCTGAGAAATTTCTCCATAAAAAGCAGCTTTGGGGCTTTCGAGCCTTCTGGCTACTCACGATCGCTATGGGTAGTTACTTCCTTTACGGTCAAGCAGTGGAATGGAGTGGCTTAGCCTTTGGCTTCGGTGATGGCGTGTTTGGTGGTAGTTTCTATTTGCTGACTGGCTTTCATGGTCTGCACGTTTTAACGGGTGTGCTGTTGCAGTTAATCATGCTAGTGCGATCGTTCTTTCCTGATAATTACGCCAAAGGAGAATTCGGAGTCGAATCCACTTCACTGTTCTGGCATTTTGTCGATGTGATCTGGATTGCGTTGTTTATTCTAATTTACGTCTGGCAATAA
- a CDS encoding type II toxin-antitoxin system Phd/YefM family antitoxin, with protein MSLTIKYEQALNQFSEICDRVIAENNFVILERGDRENVAVISAKELSSLLETLHLLKSPKNAIRLFEALEEADSRTVLPKTLNQLSQEVGLASTKETA; from the coding sequence ATGAGTCTTACTATCAAATACGAGCAAGCACTTAATCAGTTCTCAGAAATTTGCGATCGCGTGATTGCAGAAAATAACTTTGTCATTTTGGAACGTGGCGATCGCGAAAATGTTGCAGTGATCTCAGCTAAAGAGCTATCAAGTTTGCTCGAGACTTTGCATTTACTCAAATCCCCTAAAAATGCAATCCGTTTATTTGAAGCTTTAGAAGAAGCGGATTCGAGAACAGTTTTGCCGAAAACTTTGAATCAACTCAGTCAGGAGGTGGGACTTGCCAGTACCAAAGAAACTGCGTGA
- the ctaD gene encoding cytochrome c oxidase subunit I: MANISIDAIADLPPQSEQPEDWRRFFGFSTDHKVIGIQYIVTSFFFFLIGGVLAMVIRGELITPESDLVDRAVYNSMFTMHGTIMLFLWTFPVLLGISNYLVPLMIGARDMAFPKLNAVAFWMVPVFGVILMASFFVPGGSSQSGWWAYPPVSLQNPTGNIVNGQFLWLVAVAISGVSSIMGAINFVTTIFRMRTTGMTWFKMPVFVWTVLAAQIIQLFGLPALTAGAVMLLSDLTFGTSFFDPAKGGDPILFQHFFWFYSHPAVYVIALPVFGIFSEIFPVYARKPLFGYKVVAVSSLIITGLSGIVWVHHMFASGTPGWMRMLFMATTMLISVPTGIKVFAWVATIWGGKIKLNTAMLFGLGAMVMFVFAGITGIMLASVPVDIHVNNTYFVVGHFHYVIYGAVVMGIYAALYHWFPKMTGRMYSEGLGKLHFILTFIGTNACFFPMHPLGLQGMPRRVASYDPEFAFWNVIASLGGFLLGVSTLPFLLNMIGSWVQGEKAPKNPWRAIGLEWLISSPPSHENFEELPIVISEPYGYGKDEPLVSNPDKLEINHATS; the protein is encoded by the coding sequence ATGGCAAACATTTCTATTGATGCGATCGCCGATCTTCCACCTCAGTCTGAGCAACCCGAAGACTGGCGGCGATTTTTTGGATTTAGTACCGATCATAAAGTGATTGGGATTCAATATATTGTTACTTCCTTTTTCTTCTTTCTCATCGGTGGTGTTTTAGCAATGGTGATAAGGGGTGAACTGATTACGCCTGAATCGGATCTCGTCGATCGCGCTGTGTATAACTCCATGTTCACGATGCATGGCACGATCATGCTGTTTCTCTGGACATTTCCCGTACTTTTAGGAATATCTAATTACCTAGTGCCATTGATGATTGGCGCTCGTGATATGGCTTTCCCTAAGTTAAATGCCGTTGCCTTTTGGATGGTTCCTGTATTTGGAGTAATCCTGATGGCAAGCTTCTTTGTGCCTGGGGGATCTTCACAATCGGGCTGGTGGGCTTATCCGCCTGTGAGTTTGCAAAATCCTACGGGGAATATTGTTAACGGTCAGTTCCTTTGGTTAGTTGCAGTCGCCATTTCGGGCGTTTCCTCAATTATGGGTGCGATTAACTTCGTAACCACGATTTTCCGAATGCGAACTACGGGCATGACTTGGTTCAAAATGCCTGTATTTGTCTGGACAGTGCTTGCCGCCCAGATTATTCAGTTATTTGGATTGCCAGCCCTCACCGCAGGAGCCGTGATGCTCTTGTCTGACTTGACCTTTGGAACGAGCTTTTTCGATCCCGCTAAAGGTGGCGATCCCATTCTCTTTCAACATTTTTTCTGGTTCTATTCCCATCCTGCCGTCTATGTGATTGCTTTGCCAGTGTTTGGGATCTTCTCAGAAATTTTCCCTGTTTATGCGCGTAAGCCTCTCTTTGGTTACAAAGTCGTGGCGGTATCTTCGCTAATCATTACGGGATTAAGTGGCATTGTGTGGGTGCATCATATGTTTGCCAGTGGCACGCCTGGCTGGATGCGGATGCTATTTATGGCGACGACAATGTTGATTTCTGTACCAACGGGGATCAAGGTTTTCGCATGGGTAGCAACGATCTGGGGTGGCAAAATCAAGCTAAATACAGCGATGCTATTTGGATTGGGAGCGATGGTGATGTTCGTATTCGCAGGAATCACGGGCATCATGCTTGCTTCTGTTCCCGTCGATATTCATGTGAATAATACTTACTTTGTGGTCGGACATTTCCATTATGTAATTTACGGCGCGGTGGTCATGGGAATCTATGCCGCCCTTTATCACTGGTTCCCCAAAATGACAGGCAGAATGTATTCCGAAGGTTTAGGGAAACTGCATTTTATCCTCACCTTTATCGGTACGAATGCCTGTTTCTTTCCGATGCATCCCCTCGGTTTGCAGGGAATGCCTCGTCGCGTTGCCTCCTACGATCCAGAGTTTGCCTTCTGGAATGTGATCGCTAGTTTAGGTGGCTTTCTCTTGGGAGTATCGACATTGCCATTCTTGCTCAATATGATTGGCTCTTGGGTACAGGGTGAAAAAGCTCCCAAAAATCCTTGGCGGGCGATCGGTTTGGAATGGCTTATTTCTTCGCCTCCATCCCATGAAAACTTTGAGGAGTTACCGATTGTAATTTCGGAACCCTACGGCTATGGCAAAGATGAACCCTTAGTTTCTAATCCTGATAAGTTGGAGATAAATCATGCAACCAGTTGA
- a CDS encoding type II toxin-antitoxin system HicB family antitoxin, which yields MINHEHYSYKITWSVEDQEFAGLCAEFPSLSYLDEDRSMALEGITNLVKDVVTDMEANGEKIPEPIAEKVYSGKLQVRIPPSLHRRLAMEAAEENVSLNRYMSQKLAG from the coding sequence ATGATTAACCATGAACACTACAGCTATAAAATTACTTGGTCAGTTGAAGATCAAGAATTCGCAGGATTATGTGCAGAGTTTCCTAGTTTGTCTTATCTTGATGAGGATCGTTCGATGGCTCTCGAAGGTATTACAAATCTGGTCAAAGATGTAGTAACAGATATGGAAGCAAATGGAGAAAAGATTCCAGAACCAATAGCCGAAAAGGTCTATAGCGGTAAACTTCAAGTTCGCATTCCTCCATCTCTTCATCGCAGATTAGCAATGGAAGCCGCAGAAGAAAACGTTAGCTTAAATCGTTATATGAGTCAAAAACTCGCAGGCTGA
- a CDS encoding HNH endonuclease, which produces MQTLSSTKVPTVNQYITAFRAINNLTDTHLKILQTHYHAYEKTITAKQLAQAMGYKHYGAANMIYGRLAGLVGELLDYNSGPDKLGTLVTFEKRNKEWHWILRPEVSEALEILGWIANSTKELSNQSIYSTIFNELVYVKDDRSPPDNRRMAQFKIGWENATSQRREYTDEKLAKVLTWNNLGYRFGLKLGNVSESEINEAYEFLSQEYWSSLNVMIFPEEVNAEETFREGAVRQVSVNAYERDLKARQKCINYYGSDCSACGFNFGKSFGQLGEGFIHVHHLRPISEIAEEYNVDPIKDLRPVCPNCHAMIHRRSPPFSIEEIKVLLEATK; this is translated from the coding sequence ATGCAAACATTATCTTCAACCAAAGTGCCAACAGTTAATCAATACATCACTGCTTTTCGGGCAATAAATAACCTGACAGATACTCATCTCAAAATACTCCAAACCCATTACCATGCATACGAGAAAACAATAACAGCAAAACAACTTGCTCAAGCTATGGGGTACAAGCATTATGGAGCAGCAAACATGATTTATGGGCGTTTAGCTGGTTTAGTTGGTGAACTATTGGATTACAATTCGGGACCTGATAAATTAGGAACATTGGTTACATTTGAAAAGCGAAATAAAGAGTGGCATTGGATATTAAGACCTGAAGTTTCTGAGGCTCTAGAAATATTAGGATGGATCGCAAACAGCACCAAAGAGTTATCTAATCAATCTATTTATTCAACTATTTTCAATGAATTAGTTTATGTGAAAGATGATCGTAGTCCTCCCGATAACAGAAGAATGGCACAGTTTAAAATCGGGTGGGAAAATGCAACTTCACAGCGCCGAGAATATACTGATGAGAAGTTAGCTAAAGTTCTCACATGGAACAATTTGGGCTATCGCTTTGGCTTGAAGTTAGGGAATGTATCAGAATCAGAAATTAATGAGGCTTATGAATTTCTCTCTCAAGAATATTGGTCTTCATTAAATGTAATGATTTTTCCTGAAGAAGTGAATGCAGAGGAAACATTTCGAGAAGGTGCAGTGCGTCAAGTTTCAGTTAATGCTTATGAACGAGATCTGAAAGCTCGTCAAAAATGTATTAACTACTATGGTTCAGATTGCTCGGCTTGTGGTTTTAATTTTGGTAAATCGTTTGGACAATTAGGTGAAGGCTTTATTCATGTTCATCATTTACGTCCTATTTCAGAGATTGCAGAAGAATACAATGTCGATCCCATTAAAGACTTACGTCCTGTTTGCCCAAATTGTCATGCAATGATTCATCGCCGTTCTCCACCTTTTAGTATTGAAGAAATCAAAGTGTTGTTAGAAGCTACCAAATAA
- a CDS encoding type II toxin-antitoxin system ParD family antitoxin produces MNVSLTPELESFIQGKVSTGLYYSASEVVREGLRLLQERDQLQQLRLQELRQDIQAGLDSGDATPLDIQAVKATARQRKQQKQVQ; encoded by the coding sequence ATGAATGTGTCTCTAACGCCTGAGCTAGAGAGCTTTATACAGGGAAAGGTTAGTACTGGCTTGTACTATTCTGCTAGTGAGGTTGTGCGTGAGGGTTTGAGATTATTGCAAGAACGGGATCAACTTCAGCAGTTGCGTTTGCAGGAGTTACGTCAAGATATTCAGGCGGGTTTAGATAGTGGTGATGCTACGCCTCTTGATATACAGGCAGTGAAGGCAACGGCACGTCAGCGCAAGCAACAGAAGCAGGTGCAATAA
- a CDS encoding type II toxin-antitoxin system Phd/YefM family antitoxin yields the protein MKILNASEARANLFSLVEQVNKDHLPRIITSRQGDAVLLSKSDWESIQETLYLQSIPNLVESIKSAEQLDEWVSEDEFLGALNGMED from the coding sequence ATGAAAATTCTTAATGCGAGTGAAGCGAGAGCCAACTTGTTCAGCTTAGTCGAACAGGTTAACAAAGATCATTTACCAAGAATTATTACGAGTCGGCAAGGTGATGCGGTATTGCTGTCTAAATCTGATTGGGAGAGCATACAGGAAACTCTCTATCTTCAATCTATTCCTAATTTAGTTGAGTCAATTAAATCCGCCGAACAATTGGATGAGTGGGTTTCTGAAGATGAATTTTTAGGAGCATTGAATGGAATGGAAGATTGA
- a CDS encoding type II toxin-antitoxin system RelE/ParE family toxin: MGNQSKPLVWLHGQVKTPPFSQEIRVETGVLLRQLQQGVSIGLPHSRPMPSIGERCHELRIRDAEKNWRIIYRIDDDAILIVEVFNKSTRTTPKNVIDICKKRLSKYDTD; this comes from the coding sequence ATGGGAAATCAAAGTAAACCTTTAGTTTGGCTGCATGGTCAGGTTAAAACTCCACCTTTCAGTCAAGAAATACGAGTGGAAACTGGTGTTCTGCTCAGGCAATTGCAGCAAGGTGTATCTATTGGATTGCCCCATTCTCGTCCGATGCCAAGTATAGGAGAGCGCTGTCATGAGTTACGAATTCGCGATGCAGAGAAAAACTGGAGAATCATTTATCGAATTGATGATGATGCAATTTTGATTGTGGAGGTTTTTAATAAATCCACGAGAACGACACCTAAAAATGTGATTGATATTTGTAAAAAGAGACTTAGTAAATATGATACTGATTAG
- a CDS encoding type II toxin-antitoxin system RelE/ParE family toxin has protein sequence MAIRAKYFLQMHPLVIAEDLPILPMVLRTDFEGLFKPILQSCPDTGGILSCHKLKGDLRGYYALKIPFDDAEYRLVYRIFEKPAPKRVRVISFDIHDPAYAKATERVRG, from the coding sequence GTGGCTATACGCGCTAAGTATTTTTTGCAGATGCATCCGCTTGTGATAGCAGAAGATTTGCCAATTTTGCCGATGGTTTTGAGGACTGATTTTGAGGGTTTGTTCAAGCCGATTTTGCAGTCATGCCCTGATACAGGTGGGATTTTGAGTTGCCATAAGTTAAAGGGTGATTTGCGTGGTTATTATGCTTTGAAAATTCCCTTTGATGATGCAGAATATAGGCTGGTCTATCGGATTTTTGAAAAGCCTGCGCCGAAAAGAGTAAGGGTGATTAGTTTCGATATTCATGATCCTGCTTATGCGAAGGCGACAGAAAGGGTGAGGGGTTGA
- a CDS encoding type II toxin-antitoxin system RelE family toxin has translation MAYSVSFEPESIDDLDEISQVVRVRILKKIQWLSANFEKISPLPLTGQWSGFYKLRVGDYRVIYEFDVEN, from the coding sequence ATGGCTTATTCAGTAAGTTTTGAACCAGAGTCTATAGATGATCTAGATGAAATTTCTCAGGTTGTGCGTGTACGAATCCTGAAGAAAATTCAATGGTTGAGCGCTAATTTTGAGAAGATTTCACCTCTGCCATTGACTGGTCAGTGGTCTGGATTTTATAAATTGAGGGTAGGAGATTATCGAGTCATTTATGAATTTGATGTAGAAAATTAG